From Prosthecobacter dejongeii, the proteins below share one genomic window:
- a CDS encoding sulfatase → MHRLLCFLFVLATLHAAASASERPHILLICVDDLKPAIGCYGDPLAQTPNLDRLAARGMRFDLAYCNQAVCAPSRNNLLLGSRSTSLGIYNLSDNFRQAVPGAVTLPQYFKSHGWHTEAIGKILHTGHGNHDDEISWSVPPIKEKVIEYLDPANSADGKLTREEAYFTNQELNNIRDLPRGAAWENQDVPDNAYADGRIADAAIQRLRKIKEKPEQRVFLALGFVKPHLPFTAPKKYWDMHDRDAFTLPKRVTPPEGAPVYAGKTLGELNNYAPIPENPPLTPEIKRTLLHGYYAAVSFMDAQLGRVLDELDAQGLAQKTIIVLWGDHGWHLGDHGMWTKHTNYEQANRIPLIFIAPDIAAPASSTRQPAETVDVLPTLVELAGLPPHTGPQPLDGTSLVPVLRDPSMRVRDHATHAFPRQREGKPIIGRAIRTERYRLVEWKQPGAAANMADIELYDYQEDPQETRNMAPLQPAVVAELRAILDRQPEAKMKPNPKKK, encoded by the coding sequence TTTCTCTTCGTCCTTGCCACGCTGCATGCAGCGGCGAGTGCTTCTGAGCGCCCCCATATCTTGCTGATTTGTGTGGATGATCTCAAGCCTGCCATCGGCTGTTACGGTGACCCCCTCGCCCAGACGCCGAATCTCGACCGCCTCGCTGCACGTGGAATGAGGTTTGATCTCGCCTACTGCAATCAGGCCGTTTGTGCGCCATCGAGAAACAATCTGTTGTTAGGTTCTCGATCTACCTCCTTAGGCATTTACAATCTCAGCGATAACTTTCGCCAAGCTGTGCCAGGCGCGGTGACTTTACCCCAGTATTTCAAATCCCACGGCTGGCACACGGAAGCCATTGGCAAGATTCTCCACACGGGACATGGCAATCATGACGACGAGATTTCCTGGAGCGTGCCACCCATCAAAGAAAAGGTGATCGAATACCTGGACCCTGCGAATTCAGCCGATGGCAAACTCACTCGTGAAGAAGCCTACTTTACGAACCAAGAGCTTAACAATATCCGTGACTTACCACGCGGAGCTGCTTGGGAAAATCAGGATGTGCCGGACAATGCTTATGCAGATGGTCGCATCGCGGATGCCGCCATTCAGCGGCTGCGGAAAATCAAAGAAAAGCCAGAACAGCGCGTTTTCCTTGCCTTAGGTTTTGTGAAGCCTCACCTGCCATTCACAGCGCCCAAGAAATATTGGGACATGCATGATCGGGATGCTTTCACTCTACCCAAAAGGGTCACTCCGCCTGAGGGAGCACCCGTGTATGCTGGAAAGACTTTGGGAGAACTGAACAACTACGCGCCCATCCCTGAAAACCCACCTCTAACGCCAGAAATCAAGCGCACGCTCCTGCATGGCTATTATGCGGCCGTGAGTTTTATGGATGCCCAACTGGGCCGCGTCTTGGATGAACTGGATGCTCAAGGTTTAGCCCAAAAAACCATCATTGTGCTGTGGGGGGATCACGGTTGGCACCTGGGCGACCATGGCATGTGGACGAAGCACACCAACTATGAGCAGGCCAATCGCATTCCCCTCATCTTCATCGCTCCAGACATTGCAGCTCCCGCCTCTTCGACCCGCCAGCCGGCTGAGACGGTGGACGTCCTGCCAACATTGGTGGAGCTTGCTGGCTTGCCTCCCCACACAGGGCCCCAGCCTCTGGACGGAACCAGTCTTGTACCGGTATTGCGCGATCCTTCCATGCGTGTCCGCGACCATGCTACCCACGCCTTCCCGCGCCAACGCGAAGGGAAACCCATCATCGGCCGTGCCATCCGCACAGAGCGTTATCGTCTGGTGGAGTGGAAGCAACCTGGGGCTGCTGCAAACATGGCAGACATAGAGCTTTACGATTACCAAGAAGATCCGCAGGAGACCCGTAATATGGCTCCTTTGCAGCCAGCGGTTGTCGCAGAACTGCGCGCTATTTTAGACCGTCAACCAGAGGCGAAAATGAAGCCTAACCCAAAGAAGAAATAG
- a CDS encoding sulfatase-like hydrolase/transferase, with protein sequence MGFLLWLLIVSTVSAQAKPNILLILADDCTYNDLPVYGGVNAKTPNIDSLASQGLTFNRAYVSEAICQPCRAELYTGQYPMRNGCAWNHSASRPGTRSLPHHLAPLGYRIGLAGKSHVLPEASFPFESVPGFDPSCVRNPTQAHDLAGAREFMGRKQDEPFCLVIALVDPHVPWVMGDATKYPPKKIQLPPNIADTPKTRDDFSRYLAEITYMDGQVGEILSLLKESGQEQNTLVLFSSEQGSQFPGNKWTNWDTGLHTALIARWPGQILPGQRTDALVQYADVAPTLVDLAGGKGSENAFDGQSFAAVLRGEKKDHRAFAYGLHNNIPEGPAYPIRTVTDGEYRYIRNLTPNDLYVEKHIMGIQGNGALNNAYWPTWVNFASDNPAIYALVKRYVLRPAEEVYHTASDPFERINLADDPPHRAIRTRLAGELDRWLLEQGDPGIPQDTKEAHQAAKRGEHLFPKP encoded by the coding sequence ATTGGTTTTTTATTATGGCTGTTAATCGTATCCACGGTTTCAGCGCAGGCGAAGCCCAATATCCTCCTCATTCTGGCGGATGATTGCACCTACAATGATCTGCCCGTGTATGGCGGTGTGAACGCCAAGACACCGAACATTGATTCGTTGGCGTCTCAAGGACTCACCTTTAATCGCGCCTATGTGAGTGAGGCTATTTGTCAGCCTTGCCGAGCAGAGCTATACACCGGCCAGTATCCCATGCGAAATGGCTGCGCTTGGAATCACAGTGCCAGTCGTCCCGGGACTCGCAGTCTGCCTCACCACCTAGCACCTCTAGGGTACCGCATCGGTTTGGCAGGTAAGTCACATGTGCTGCCTGAAGCATCCTTTCCTTTTGAATCCGTTCCAGGGTTCGACCCCAGTTGTGTCCGGAATCCCACCCAGGCGCATGATCTTGCAGGTGCCCGTGAATTTATGGGACGCAAACAGGATGAGCCCTTTTGTCTCGTCATTGCGTTGGTGGACCCGCATGTCCCTTGGGTCATGGGAGATGCCACAAAGTATCCTCCCAAGAAGATCCAACTTCCGCCTAACATTGCGGATACACCCAAGACTCGTGATGACTTCAGTCGTTACCTCGCTGAGATCACCTACATGGATGGGCAAGTCGGGGAGATACTCTCGCTGCTCAAAGAGTCCGGCCAGGAACAAAACACCCTGGTTCTGTTCTCGTCCGAACAAGGCTCCCAGTTCCCGGGCAACAAGTGGACGAATTGGGATACCGGTCTGCATACTGCTCTGATCGCCCGTTGGCCTGGGCAAATTCTGCCTGGCCAGCGCACGGATGCCCTGGTGCAGTATGCCGATGTGGCTCCCACCTTGGTAGATCTGGCAGGAGGGAAGGGGAGCGAGAACGCTTTTGATGGTCAGAGCTTTGCGGCCGTTCTTCGTGGCGAAAAAAAAGATCACCGCGCTTTCGCCTATGGCTTGCATAACAATATCCCCGAAGGTCCAGCTTATCCGATTCGCACGGTAACGGATGGTGAGTATCGCTACATTCGCAATTTGACGCCTAACGATCTTTATGTTGAAAAGCACATTATGGGGATTCAGGGCAATGGTGCTTTAAACAATGCCTATTGGCCTACCTGGGTCAATTTTGCTTCAGATAATCCGGCGATTTACGCCTTAGTGAAACGCTACGTCTTGCGCCCTGCTGAGGAGGTTTACCACACGGCTTCAGATCCCTTTGAGAGGATTAACCTCGCTGATGACCCTCCGCACAGAGCTATCCGCACACGCCTTGCGGGTGAGCTAGACCGCTGGCTTCTGGAACAGGGAGATCCAGGCATTCCGCAAGACACGAAGGAGGCCCATCAGGCCGCTAAACGTGGTGAGCACCTTTTCCCGAAGCCTTGA
- the bamE gene encoding outer membrane protein assembly factor BamE domain-containing protein, translated as MLKKNWYLFTPLFLIAIPVAIYFYYASSMGYNTTDAMNATKYFLVSGTRYAMDYNEVNFNRLQPGMDGRQVYQIMGKQPSERLENDSRWVYALAKPGARAYHERVVIMERDKQNVPRVKELVRRFHAPGQ; from the coding sequence ATGCTCAAGAAAAACTGGTATCTCTTCACTCCTCTGTTTCTCATTGCCATCCCTGTGGCGATTTATTTCTATTATGCCTCCAGCATGGGTTACAACACCACGGATGCGATGAATGCGACCAAGTACTTCCTGGTTTCTGGCACACGCTACGCCATGGATTACAATGAGGTGAATTTCAATCGGTTGCAGCCTGGCATGGATGGTCGGCAGGTTTATCAGATCATGGGAAAGCAGCCCTCTGAACGGCTGGAAAACGATTCCCGGTGGGTGTATGCCCTCGCTAAGCCAGGGGCTCGTGCTTACCATGAGCGCGTCGTCATCATGGAGCGAGATAAGCAGAATGTGCCTCGGGTGAAGGAACTGGTGCGTCGTTTCCACGCACCCGGTCAGTAA
- a CDS encoding LysM peptidoglycan-binding domain-containing protein, which produces MEKKDYPFDPNGNYVTAWAAEGERAASDDDVARWQSSHGGSVSRKQPSPVMKVSSKKKTASTKSKGGSSSYTIKAGDNLGAIARKNNTTVAKIKAANGLKSDMIRAGKTLKIPR; this is translated from the coding sequence ATGGAGAAAAAGGATTATCCCTTTGATCCCAATGGAAACTATGTGACGGCTTGGGCAGCGGAGGGGGAGCGCGCGGCTTCAGATGATGATGTGGCTCGATGGCAGTCCTCTCATGGTGGAAGTGTTTCTCGCAAACAGCCTTCTCCAGTGATGAAGGTGTCGTCCAAAAAGAAGACTGCCAGCACCAAATCCAAAGGTGGCAGCTCCTCTTACACCATCAAGGCGGGTGATAATCTGGGGGCGATCGCTCGCAAAAACAATACCACCGTGGCGAAGATCAAAGCCGCCAACGGTCTGAAGTCTGACATGATACGTGCGGGAAAAACACTGAAGATCCCGCGCTAA
- a CDS encoding ABC transporter ATP-binding protein, whose product MSLITLTHLSKSYREPGSGNVVPVLRDVSLNIQAGESVAIVGPSGCGKSTLLNILGTLDIPDQGEYTLDGHPLSGCSPAQLATLRSEKIGFIFQLHHLMPQCSVLENVLLPTLALKTKPDAATLKKRAEGLLRSVGLQDRLSWKPAQLSGGERQRVAVVRALINEPKLILADEPTGALDEKNAESLTSLLLELQRTTGTTLVMVTHHPAQAARMGRTLYLHEGSLR is encoded by the coding sequence ATGTCTTTGATCACCCTTACCCACCTTTCGAAGTCTTACCGCGAACCCGGTAGCGGCAATGTGGTGCCCGTGCTGCGCGATGTATCCTTGAACATTCAGGCCGGCGAATCGGTGGCCATTGTGGGCCCTTCAGGCTGCGGTAAAAGCACGCTCCTGAACATCCTAGGCACACTGGATATCCCCGATCAGGGAGAATACACTCTGGATGGGCACCCTCTTTCTGGATGCAGCCCGGCGCAGTTGGCCACACTACGCAGTGAAAAAATAGGCTTCATTTTTCAACTGCATCATCTCATGCCGCAGTGCAGTGTCCTGGAAAATGTGCTTCTTCCTACGCTTGCACTCAAAACCAAGCCGGATGCTGCCACCCTAAAAAAAAGAGCAGAAGGTCTCCTCCGTTCAGTCGGTCTTCAAGATCGCCTGAGCTGGAAACCAGCCCAACTATCAGGCGGCGAGCGTCAGCGCGTGGCGGTGGTCCGGGCACTCATCAATGAGCCGAAGCTGATCCTCGCAGATGAGCCTACGGGTGCGCTGGACGAAAAGAATGCCGAGTCTCTCACCAGTCTTCTTTTGGAGCTTCAGAGGACCACTGGAACAACTTTGGTGATGGTGACGCACCATCCCGCCCAAGCCGCGCGCATGGGACGCACCCTGTACCTCCACGAAGGCAGCCTTCGATAA
- a CDS encoding AraC family transcriptional regulator, which produces MPHSPLLPAALWQGITCEWLWVYHGIAPRVLMWSQEITVPAGLFFVESGGVKIRVGKIETEVPEGYAFFSAPGLRQQWFQPKTRLLSVGFRSLWPEGLPVYLTGLNSALPTEEIKDLHLATRRLFREIHGQQKRVSYAKATEVADRELKDWAMQEAAFRTWFAHYVRTLDQQGIKPMNRPGAGDRRLQHLHRWLQAAPLNRPLDLEEAAQRVNLTSRRVHELLKQELGMTAQRYQERRRLELARQRLTHEDTALKEIAFALGFRHPPHFTAWFRRHAGMTPTAFREGLGLEGA; this is translated from the coding sequence ATGCCTCACTCGCCCCTTTTACCAGCCGCCTTATGGCAGGGCATCACCTGCGAATGGCTCTGGGTGTATCACGGCATCGCCCCTCGTGTGCTAATGTGGTCGCAGGAGATCACCGTGCCTGCAGGTCTCTTTTTTGTGGAAAGTGGCGGGGTGAAAATTCGGGTGGGCAAGATCGAAACCGAGGTGCCGGAGGGCTATGCCTTTTTTTCAGCTCCCGGCCTTCGCCAACAGTGGTTTCAGCCCAAGACCCGACTGCTTTCGGTGGGGTTTCGTAGCCTGTGGCCTGAGGGGTTACCCGTGTATCTCACGGGACTAAACTCTGCGCTGCCGACCGAAGAGATCAAGGACCTTCACCTCGCAACGCGTCGCCTTTTCAGAGAGATTCATGGCCAGCAGAAGCGGGTCTCCTATGCGAAAGCAACGGAGGTTGCAGACCGTGAACTGAAGGACTGGGCCATGCAGGAGGCAGCTTTTCGTACATGGTTCGCCCATTATGTGAGAACATTGGATCAACAGGGTATCAAGCCGATGAATCGGCCCGGAGCTGGAGATCGAAGGCTGCAACATCTACATCGTTGGTTGCAAGCGGCTCCCCTGAATCGACCCTTGGATCTTGAAGAAGCGGCGCAGCGAGTGAATTTGACGTCTCGTCGCGTGCATGAATTGCTCAAGCAGGAACTCGGGATGACAGCCCAGCGTTATCAAGAAAGACGACGGCTAGAACTTGCCCGCCAAAGGTTGACCCATGAAGACACAGCACTGAAAGAGATCGCTTTTGCCCTGGGCTTTCGGCATCCGCCCCATTTTACGGCTTGGTTTCGAAGACACGCGGGGATGACTCCTACGGCTTTCCGTGAAGGGCTGGGCTTGGAAGGGGCGTAA